In one window of Spartinivicinus marinus DNA:
- a CDS encoding YfhL family 4Fe-4S dicluster ferredoxin: MALLITDECINCDVCEPECPNSAISPGEEIYEIDPMLCTECVGHYDEPQCQQVCPVDCIPHDPDHQESHDELMQKYMIITGQAS; this comes from the coding sequence ATGGCATTACTGATTACTGATGAGTGTATAAACTGCGATGTTTGTGAGCCGGAGTGCCCAAACAGTGCTATTTCACCTGGTGAAGAGATTTACGAAATTGACCCTATGCTCTGCACCGAATGTGTGGGCCACTATGATGAGCCTCAGTGCCAGCAGGTATGTCCAGTAGACTGTATCCCTCATGACCCTGATCACCAGGAAAGTCATGATGAGCTGATGCAAAAGTATATGATAATTACTGGCCAGGCCAGTTAA
- the mutM gene encoding bifunctional DNA-formamidopyrimidine glycosylase/DNA-(apurinic or apyrimidinic site) lyase: MPELPEVETTRRGVSPHVEGSSIEQVIIREHRLRWPVPDTLPELLTGSQLINIERRAKYLLFSFPQGTLIIHLGMSGSLRIVTPSQTIAKHDHADFVFSNGQILRFTDPRKFGAILWADNSIPIQEHQLLSHLGPEPLTDQFDGNLLFERSKKRSVAVKQFIMDNQVVVGVGNIYANEALFKAGIRPDRQAGSISRQRYIRLGAEIKTVLTAAIEQGGTTLKDFVGGDGKPGYFKQELSVYGRGGEACLICGKTLVEVKLGQRATVYCQRCQT; the protein is encoded by the coding sequence ATGCCAGAGTTACCAGAAGTTGAAACAACCCGCCGCGGTGTAAGCCCGCATGTTGAGGGTAGCAGTATTGAGCAAGTGATTATTCGTGAACACCGTCTTCGCTGGCCTGTTCCTGATACATTACCCGAATTGCTGACAGGCTCTCAGCTCATCAACATAGAACGCCGAGCCAAGTATTTATTGTTTAGCTTTCCACAAGGCACCTTGATTATTCATCTAGGTATGTCTGGCAGCCTACGAATAGTCACCCCCTCCCAAACGATTGCCAAGCATGACCACGCCGACTTTGTGTTTAGCAATGGGCAGATCTTACGCTTTACTGACCCTCGGAAGTTTGGTGCTATTCTATGGGCTGATAACAGCATACCTATTCAAGAGCATCAGCTTCTAAGCCATCTTGGCCCAGAGCCTCTAACAGATCAGTTTGATGGCAACCTGTTATTTGAACGCTCCAAAAAGCGATCTGTAGCAGTTAAGCAATTTATTATGGATAACCAGGTCGTGGTGGGTGTTGGAAACATTTACGCCAATGAAGCTCTATTTAAGGCAGGTATTAGACCAGACAGACAAGCAGGCAGCATTTCCCGGCAACGCTATATTCGTTTAGGTGCTGAAATCAAAACAGTATTAACAGCAGCTATTGAGCAAGGTGGCACCACCTTAAAGGACTTTGTTGGAGGAGATGGCAAACCTGGTTATTTCAAACAAGAGTTATCCGTATATGGCCGAGGCGGCGAAGCTTGTCTAATCTGTGGTAAGACATTAGTAGAGGTTAAGCTTGGACAACGTGCAACTGTATACTGTCAACGCTGTCAGACTTAG
- a CDS encoding hydantoinase/oxoprolinase family protein → MTHPLHLLGVDTGGTFTDFVYLQTVPLSTTSAATGDQVTAEVVIHKVLSTPQAPAQAIWQGISEMGLQPLIEAGSLLLIHGSTVATNAALEGKGVKTLYVTNEGFADVLTIGRQQRQELYNFQPDPIKPPVPKALCIEVGCRLDAKGNNILPLTGIDIYKLQQAVAEHQPAAVAINLLFSFLNDADEKALEAAVSDRTFTSRSSFVLPEYREYERGMATWLNAWLGPIVASYLNELCRVTAPCPVAVMQSSGGTTAAEQASNRAVNLLLSGPAGGLSAASFIGNLIGQSKLITFDMGGTSTDVALIDGRFKLTNEGKIANYPVAVPMVDMHTIGAGGGSIAYLDSGGMLQVGPVSAGAEPGPACYGLGGYSPTVTDANLVLGHLPSATLLGGSLKLDIKAAKQTVADLGETVGLVTEEMAKGIIQLANEHMVNAIRVISIQKGYDPQEFTLCCFGGAGGQHVCAVADALGMAQAIVPVNSGVLSALGMLAAPRSRQLVHTYQKPFSQLIESELHQAFCHLKHNGVAELAAEGLAEAELTVDAEVDVRYLGQSFTLTVPCDWQQPDLRAMQEAFHLAHQAHYGHRMESGVELVNLRLALKAPQLAIELPEIECQPLTEVDCCHVHGVSSKVPIYQRAELGRGIIIQGPAIVCEQVATTYLAPGWQAEVDRFGNLQLNRQNN, encoded by the coding sequence ATGACACATCCACTGCATCTGCTCGGTGTTGATACGGGCGGTACGTTTACAGATTTTGTCTATTTACAGACAGTGCCTTTATCAACTACATCTGCTGCTACCGGTGATCAAGTGACAGCTGAAGTGGTGATCCATAAAGTACTTAGTACGCCACAAGCACCTGCACAAGCTATTTGGCAGGGTATTAGTGAAATGGGACTGCAGCCGCTAATAGAGGCGGGAAGTCTCCTGCTTATTCATGGCTCAACAGTAGCAACCAATGCAGCCCTTGAAGGTAAAGGCGTGAAAACGCTTTATGTCACTAATGAAGGATTTGCTGATGTTTTAACCATTGGGCGGCAGCAGCGCCAGGAGTTATATAACTTCCAGCCTGATCCGATAAAACCACCTGTGCCTAAAGCGTTGTGTATTGAGGTAGGGTGTCGGTTGGATGCAAAAGGCAACAATATATTGCCATTAACAGGGATTGATATTTATAAATTGCAGCAAGCGGTAGCTGAGCACCAGCCTGCTGCGGTGGCAATCAATTTGTTGTTTTCATTTCTAAATGATGCAGATGAAAAAGCCCTTGAAGCTGCTGTTAGTGATCGAACATTTACTAGTCGCTCATCATTTGTGTTACCTGAATACAGAGAGTATGAGCGTGGTATGGCCACCTGGCTGAATGCCTGGTTGGGACCAATAGTAGCCAGCTATTTAAATGAGTTGTGTCGGGTAACGGCCCCCTGCCCAGTGGCAGTGATGCAGTCATCTGGTGGTACGACCGCAGCTGAGCAAGCTAGTAATCGAGCGGTTAACTTGCTGCTATCGGGACCAGCTGGCGGCTTGTCGGCAGCTAGTTTTATAGGCAACTTGATTGGGCAAAGTAAGCTGATTACTTTTGATATGGGAGGAACATCCACTGATGTGGCTTTAATTGATGGCAGGTTCAAACTCACAAATGAAGGGAAAATTGCCAACTACCCCGTGGCGGTGCCAATGGTTGATATGCACACCATTGGAGCTGGTGGAGGCTCTATTGCTTATCTTGATAGCGGCGGTATGCTACAGGTGGGGCCAGTTTCTGCAGGAGCAGAGCCGGGTCCAGCTTGCTATGGCTTGGGGGGGTATAGCCCTACTGTCACAGATGCTAATCTGGTACTAGGTCATTTGCCCTCTGCAACTCTGTTAGGCGGTAGCCTTAAGCTAGATATCAAGGCAGCAAAGCAAACGGTTGCAGACTTAGGTGAAACAGTCGGACTGGTAACTGAAGAGATGGCAAAAGGAATTATTCAGCTTGCCAATGAGCACATGGTTAATGCAATACGAGTTATTTCTATTCAAAAGGGCTATGACCCACAGGAATTTACTTTATGTTGTTTTGGTGGTGCAGGAGGGCAACATGTTTGTGCTGTAGCGGATGCTTTAGGCATGGCCCAAGCGATAGTGCCTGTTAATAGTGGAGTGCTATCAGCGCTCGGAATGCTGGCAGCTCCTAGATCACGGCAGTTGGTCCATACCTATCAAAAGCCTTTTAGCCAATTAATAGAATCAGAACTGCATCAGGCTTTTTGCCACTTAAAGCATAATGGTGTTGCTGAGCTAGCTGCGGAAGGGCTGGCTGAAGCAGAGTTAACAGTTGATGCCGAAGTGGATGTACGTTACTTAGGGCAGTCCTTCACACTCACGGTTCCTTGCGATTGGCAGCAGCCTGATTTGAGAGCAATGCAAGAGGCGTTTCACTTGGCGCACCAAGCACATTATGGGCACCGCATGGAGTCTGGAGTTGAGCTGGTCAATTTGCGGCTGGCTCTAAAAGCGCCCCAATTGGCTATTGAGCTACCAGAAATAGAGTGCCAACCATTAACTGAGGTTGATTGTTGTCATGTTCACGGAGTTTCTAGCAAAGTGCCTATTTACCAGCGAGCAGAGCTTGGCCGGGGTATAATTATTCAAGGTCCAGCTATTGTTTGTGAGCAGGTAGCAACAACCTACCTTGCTCCTGGTTGGCAAGCAGAGGTGGATCGGTTTGGTAACTTACAGCTTAATCGCCAAAATAATTAA
- a CDS encoding DesA family fatty acid desaturase, producing the protein MWYNGLLQLSIGELILAVILLTHLTIISVTIYLHRFSAHNALELHPALQHIFRAWLWLTTGMTTKAWTAIHRKHHAKCETEEDPHSPVIKGIKKVFWQGAELYREEAENEETLERYGQRTPNDWIENNVYSRFPSLGVSLLLIVDLLMFGIIGLTVWAIQMIWIPLFAAGVINGLGHHTGYRNFECKDAARNICPWGILIGGEELHNNHHTFPNSPKLSAKPWEFDIGWLYIKILCFLKLADVKHKKPVSYTDNKKKHIDTETIMAVINNRFQIMVHYRKQVISPIIKIEKSLAKNKKLFRRAHKLLARETSLVNPAHQERITHLLEHSHILKIIYEKRIALQSIWQTTFKDKHERVEALKEWCQQAEASGIKALADFAALLRSYRLASPVSG; encoded by the coding sequence ATGTGGTATAACGGACTGCTTCAACTGTCCATTGGCGAACTAATTTTAGCTGTCATATTGCTAACCCACCTTACCATTATCAGCGTAACTATTTATCTCCATCGTTTTAGTGCCCATAACGCTTTGGAATTACATCCAGCCTTGCAGCATATATTTCGTGCTTGGTTATGGTTAACAACAGGTATGACAACAAAAGCCTGGACAGCTATTCACAGAAAACATCATGCCAAGTGTGAAACGGAGGAAGATCCTCATAGCCCAGTAATTAAAGGAATTAAAAAAGTATTCTGGCAAGGGGCAGAACTCTATCGTGAAGAAGCTGAAAATGAAGAAACTTTGGAGCGTTATGGTCAGCGTACCCCAAATGATTGGATAGAAAACAACGTCTATAGCCGATTCCCTAGTTTGGGGGTGAGCTTATTGCTAATAGTTGATTTGTTGATGTTTGGCATTATTGGCTTAACTGTTTGGGCTATTCAGATGATTTGGATTCCACTTTTTGCGGCAGGTGTTATAAATGGCCTTGGCCATCACACTGGGTATCGTAATTTTGAGTGTAAAGATGCTGCCCGAAATATATGTCCTTGGGGTATTTTGATCGGAGGCGAGGAGCTGCATAACAATCATCATACATTTCCAAATTCACCGAAGTTGTCGGCAAAACCCTGGGAGTTTGACATTGGGTGGCTATATATCAAAATTCTATGCTTTTTGAAATTGGCTGATGTAAAACATAAAAAACCAGTTAGTTATACCGATAATAAGAAAAAGCATATTGATACAGAAACCATCATGGCTGTTATTAATAATCGCTTTCAAATTATGGTGCACTATCGTAAGCAAGTGATAAGCCCCATTATTAAGATTGAGAAGTCATTAGCGAAGAACAAAAAGTTATTTAGAAGGGCGCATAAACTGCTTGCACGTGAAACCAGTTTAGTTAATCCGGCTCATCAGGAACGTATTACACATCTTTTAGAACATAGCCATATATTAAAAATAATCTATGAAAAACGCATTGCATTACAGTCAATTTGGCAAACTACCTTTAAGGATAAACATGAGCGAGTTGAGGCATTAAAGGAATGGTGCCAGCAAGCAGAAGCCAGTGGGATTAAAGCACTGGCTGATTTTGCAGCGCTACTGCGTAGCTATCGGTTAGCGAGCCCTGTCTCTGGTTAA
- the yegQ gene encoding tRNA 5-hydroxyuridine modification protein YegQ has protein sequence MVKAPELLSPAGTLNNMQYAFAYGADAVYAGQPRYSLRVRNNDFDLKNLATGIDIAHQQGKKFYLASNIAPHNSKVKTYLRDIEPVIEMQPDALIMSDPGLIMLVKDRWPETEIHLSVQANVVNYAAVEFWARQGVSRIILSRELSLDEVAEIREKCPSMELEVFVHGALCIAYSGRCLLSGYMNHRDPNQGTCTNACRWKYDAHEAKETAEGNVVPVKAIDPANIEPQLGSGKPSDQIVLLQEQGRPEQYMPAFEDEHGTYIMNSKDLRAVQHVPRFVEMGVHSLKIEGRTKSHYYVARTAQVYRQAIDDAVAGKAFNMELMDTLENLASRGYTEGFYRRHVHDEYQMYERGNSISEKQQFVGEIVDSDGQMITVNVKNRFQVGDKLELMSPQGNQTFVLNHIEAKNGEKRDVAPGSGHQVKIPMVGYDSQFGLLTKYLG, from the coding sequence ATGGTCAAGGCACCTGAACTTTTATCCCCAGCTGGTACTTTGAACAATATGCAATATGCATTTGCTTATGGTGCAGACGCTGTATATGCAGGACAGCCGCGCTACAGCTTGCGGGTTCGCAATAACGATTTTGATCTTAAAAACTTAGCCACAGGCATAGATATTGCCCATCAACAGGGCAAGAAATTTTACCTAGCTAGCAATATTGCCCCTCATAACAGCAAGGTTAAAACCTACCTGCGTGATATTGAGCCAGTTATTGAAATGCAGCCTGATGCCTTAATTATGTCAGACCCCGGCTTGATTATGCTGGTAAAAGATCGTTGGCCAGAAACAGAAATTCACCTTTCAGTACAAGCCAATGTTGTAAACTATGCAGCAGTTGAGTTTTGGGCCAGACAAGGCGTTAGCCGCATTATTCTATCGCGTGAATTATCCCTGGATGAAGTGGCTGAAATTCGTGAAAAATGCCCAAGTATGGAATTAGAAGTATTTGTTCATGGCGCCCTTTGCATTGCTTATTCTGGTCGCTGTTTACTCTCCGGCTATATGAACCATCGCGATCCCAACCAAGGGACTTGCACAAATGCCTGCCGCTGGAAGTACGATGCCCATGAAGCCAAAGAAACGGCTGAAGGCAATGTTGTTCCCGTAAAAGCAATCGACCCAGCCAACATTGAGCCTCAATTAGGCAGTGGAAAACCCTCTGACCAAATTGTCTTACTTCAAGAGCAAGGACGACCTGAACAATATATGCCTGCATTTGAAGATGAACACGGCACCTATATTATGAATTCAAAGGATTTAAGAGCTGTACAACATGTGCCGCGTTTTGTTGAGATGGGTGTCCACTCCTTAAAAATTGAAGGCCGCACTAAGTCCCATTATTACGTTGCCCGTACCGCACAGGTTTATCGACAAGCAATTGATGATGCCGTCGCAGGCAAAGCTTTCAATATGGAGTTAATGGATACCTTAGAAAACCTGGCTAGCAGAGGTTACACCGAAGGATTTTATCGACGCCATGTACACGATGAATATCAAATGTATGAGCGAGGAAATTCGATTAGCGAAAAACAACAGTTTGTGGGTGAAATTGTTGATAGTGATGGTCAGATGATTACTGTTAATGTGAAAAACCGTTTTCAAGTCGGCGATAAATTAGAATTGATGTCACCGCAAGGCAATCAAACATTTGTGCTAAATCATATTGAAGCCAAAAATGGAGAAAAACGCGATGTAGCTCCAGGCTCTGGACATCAGGTAAAAATACCTATGGTGGGTTATGACAGCCAGTTTGGTTTACTCACAAAGTATTTAGGATAA
- the rpmG gene encoding 50S ribosomal protein L33, with translation MRDKIRMVSSAGTGHFYTTDKNKRSTPDKLEMKKYDPVVRKHVIYKEAKIK, from the coding sequence ATGCGTGATAAAATTAGAATGGTTTCCAGTGCAGGAACTGGTCACTTCTATACCACTGATAAAAACAAGCGTAGCACTCCAGACAAGCTGGAGATGAAAAAGTACGACCCTGTTGTTCGTAAACACGTTATCTACAAAGAAGCAAAAATCAAGTAA
- the rpmB gene encoding 50S ribosomal protein L28: protein MSKVCQVTGKRPVTGNNVSHAHNKTRRRFLPNLHHHRFWVESEKRFVKLRVSAKGMRIIDKKGIDSVLADLRSRGEKV from the coding sequence ATGTCTAAGGTTTGTCAGGTCACTGGAAAGCGTCCAGTTACCGGTAACAATGTATCTCACGCACACAACAAAACGCGTCGTCGTTTTTTGCCTAACTTACACCACCATCGCTTTTGGGTAGAGTCTGAAAAGCGGTTTGTTAAATTGCGGGTTTCTGCTAAAGGCATGCGCATCATCGATAAGAAAGGCATCGATAGCGTATTAGCAGATCTTCGTTCTCGTGGCGAAAAAGTGTAA
- the radC gene encoding RadC family protein: MAITDWDKSEQPREKLLKHGPKHLSDAELLAIFLRTGIPGKSAVDLAREMITQFGGLNPLLEANQGQFCSIKGMGVAKYAQLQAVLEMARRYFWHSMSQKPLLNSSDTAKNFIKACLQSYQREVFGALMLNSKNQVIEFKELFFGTISSAAIYPREVAKAALESGARHVILAHNHPSGSAEPSQADVDITTSLKEALELIEVSVIDHLVIGDNKVVSLAELGYI; this comes from the coding sequence ATGGCCATTACTGACTGGGATAAGTCTGAGCAACCTCGGGAAAAACTACTCAAACACGGCCCTAAGCATTTATCCGATGCTGAGCTGCTAGCCATATTTTTACGCACAGGAATACCCGGAAAGTCAGCAGTTGACTTAGCCAGAGAAATGATTACTCAGTTTGGCGGCCTTAATCCATTGCTGGAAGCCAACCAGGGTCAGTTTTGCTCTATCAAAGGAATGGGGGTAGCAAAATATGCCCAACTACAAGCTGTATTAGAAATGGCCCGGCGCTACTTCTGGCATTCGATGAGTCAAAAGCCCTTACTCAACAGCAGTGATACTGCCAAAAATTTTATCAAGGCCTGTTTACAATCCTATCAACGAGAGGTCTTTGGCGCTCTAATGCTCAATAGCAAAAACCAGGTTATTGAGTTTAAAGAGCTGTTTTTTGGTACCATTAGCAGCGCAGCCATCTACCCTCGGGAAGTTGCAAAAGCAGCTCTAGAATCAGGGGCCAGGCATGTCATCCTGGCTCATAACCACCCTAGCGGTTCTGCTGAACCCAGCCAAGCAGATGTTGACATTACTACCAGCTTAAAAGAAGCACTGGAGCTGATCGAAGTAAGTGTCATTGACCACTTGGTTATTGGGGACAACAAAGTCGTATCACTGGCTGAGTTAGGCTACATTTAA
- the coaBC gene encoding bifunctional phosphopantothenoylcysteine decarboxylase/phosphopantothenate--cysteine ligase CoaBC, which produces MTLATLSNKRIIVGIAGGIAAYKTAELVRRLKEQGAEVRVVMTKAAQSFITPLTLQAVSANPVHVDLLDPAAEAAMGHIELARWADLILIAPATADVMAKLAVGQGNDLLTTLCLATEAPICLAPAMNQAMWRDASTQHNVTVLHERGMQCFGPADGEQACGDVGPGRMLEPMQLAECCAQQFQSEKLTGKHVVITAGPTREAIDPVRYISNHSSGKMGFALAEAAVAAGAKVTLIAGPVTLTTPDRVNRVDVSSAMDMYQATHQLIAETDIFIACAAVADYRPEQIADQKLKKDPAVTEDEMIIRLIRNPDIVASVANQPNKPFVVGFAAETQDVINYAKDKLERKNLDLIIANNVADTTVGFNSDENAVTVISHEAEDAFPPMPKTLLARKLIDLISSAVDNQH; this is translated from the coding sequence ATGACATTAGCAACCCTAAGCAACAAACGCATTATTGTTGGTATCGCTGGCGGCATAGCCGCTTACAAAACTGCTGAATTGGTCCGGCGTCTCAAAGAGCAGGGAGCTGAAGTCAGAGTGGTGATGACGAAGGCTGCTCAGTCTTTTATTACTCCTTTGACGCTGCAGGCAGTCTCTGCCAATCCAGTCCATGTAGATTTGCTTGACCCAGCAGCTGAGGCAGCGATGGGGCATATTGAATTGGCCCGTTGGGCTGACTTAATTTTAATTGCCCCAGCTACTGCTGATGTGATGGCTAAGCTCGCGGTTGGGCAGGGGAATGACCTGCTAACGACTTTATGCCTGGCTACTGAAGCACCCATTTGTCTGGCTCCAGCAATGAATCAAGCCATGTGGAGGGATGCCAGTACTCAGCATAATGTCACCGTGTTGCATGAGCGTGGTATGCAGTGCTTTGGTCCTGCTGATGGTGAGCAGGCCTGTGGTGATGTTGGTCCAGGCCGGATGTTAGAGCCTATGCAGCTGGCTGAGTGCTGTGCTCAGCAATTTCAGTCAGAGAAATTAACGGGCAAACATGTGGTGATTACTGCAGGTCCCACTCGGGAGGCAATAGACCCTGTACGCTATATCAGTAATCACAGCTCGGGCAAAATGGGGTTTGCTCTGGCAGAAGCTGCTGTGGCTGCTGGAGCCAAGGTGACACTCATAGCAGGGCCTGTGACTCTGACTACTCCTGATCGAGTAAACCGGGTGGATGTCAGTAGTGCAATGGATATGTATCAAGCTACTCACCAGTTAATAGCGGAAACGGATATTTTTATTGCCTGCGCGGCAGTTGCTGACTATCGTCCAGAGCAAATAGCTGACCAAAAATTAAAAAAAGACCCTGCTGTTACCGAAGATGAAATGATTATTCGGCTGATTCGTAACCCTGATATTGTGGCCTCAGTAGCTAACCAGCCTAATAAGCCATTTGTCGTGGGTTTTGCTGCTGAAACCCAGGATGTTATCAATTATGCAAAAGACAAGTTAGAGCGTAAAAACCTTGACTTGATTATTGCCAATAATGTAGCTGATACGACAGTAGGCTTTAATAGTGATGAAAATGCTGTCACTGTCATTAGTCATGAAGCTGAAGACGCTTTTCCGCCAATGCCTAAAACGCTACTGGCCAGAAAACTGATTGACCTTATTAGCTCCGCTGTAGACAACCAACACTAG
- the dut gene encoding dUTP diphosphatase produces the protein MKQKLQAKILNPKLGNEIPLPHYATDGSAGMDLRACIDEPIIVEPGQTVLIPTGLAIYVEDPNFAAMILPRSGLGHKHGIVLGNLVGLIDSDYQGELMISCWNRGSSTFTIQPGERIAQLILVPVVQAEFELVDEFQTTSRGAGGFGHSGTR, from the coding sequence ATGAAACAAAAGTTACAAGCTAAAATACTCAACCCTAAGTTAGGCAACGAAATTCCTCTACCTCACTACGCTACAGATGGTTCTGCGGGGATGGATCTACGTGCTTGTATTGATGAACCTATAATCGTTGAGCCAGGCCAAACAGTGCTGATTCCTACAGGTTTGGCAATTTATGTTGAAGACCCCAATTTTGCAGCTATGATTTTGCCTCGATCAGGGCTTGGGCATAAGCATGGCATTGTGCTTGGTAATTTAGTTGGGCTAATCGACTCTGACTATCAGGGAGAGCTAATGATTTCCTGCTGGAACCGGGGCAGTAGTACTTTTACTATCCAGCCAGGTGAGCGGATAGCACAATTGATATTAGTGCCGGTAGTGCAGGCTGAATTTGAGTTGGTTGATGAGTTTCAAACCACCAGTAGAGGAGCAGGTGGTTTTGGCCATTCAGGCACCCGCTAA